CAGCGTGCCGCGCGGGGTGTTTACGGGGTGACGGTCAGCTGGACTGTGTCCTGGTACTCGCCGACGGTCGCGTCGATGTAGTCCGAGCCGCGCAGCAGGGCGTTCATCGAGAACGTCAGCGGCGTGCTGCGGCCGGTGCCGATGCCCGAGGCGTTCACGGGGCTCAGCTCGTACTTGATGTAGTCGCCGGTGGCGCTCTTCATGCGACGAGCCGTGGTGGCGGAGTCGAAGTTCGCGCCGTTGCCGACGTTCAGCGTGTAGTTGGCACCCTTCGTGCACCAGAAGCTCACGTCCGTCTTGGCGTTAACGTCGCCGCCGGCGCCCGGGTCTAGCGTGCCGAAGTTGACGTCAGGGGCCGCCAGGAACTTGCAGGTGCCCTGCACGTTCGCCAGGACTTGAACGTTGGCGTTGTCGGCCGCGAAGGCGGACGAACCGAGGAGGGTGGCGGCCAGGACGGCGAGGACTTGTTTGCGCATTGCAGTGGTGTGAAGTAGTTTAGGATGAGTTCCCGGGCGGCGGGCTCACTGAGCGGGGCCACGTCGCCGACGGTATAAAAGGTGTAGGCTAAAACTTTTATACATTTATATCGTTATGTGCTTTTGGATTGCATGGCGTGACCGAAGTCACAAGCCACCTATGCCCACCGCACACCAAGCAGAAAGCCACCTCCAGGGAGGTGGCTTAAGAATTACGTTGCGAGCGAGAACATCACAGCGCCGCGCTGCGCGAGCAGGCGCTCGAACTTGCGACTTCCCCTGCAGGCAAGGATGTGCCATACGACGCCGGCGGCGATGCACAAGCCGGCAGAGCCGAACGCGTCCGGAAGGTCGGACAGGAAACCGACTGCAATGCCGCCGGCAGCGACGAGACACCACGACCAACCGGCCACCTGGGCGGTCGCTGTCCGTACGATGGAAGTTTTGAGTGCACTACGGCCTAGCGCCGGGAAGGTGTAGCCGTGGAACATGCCGATGACGCCGGCGACTGCGACCATTTGGCTCTCGAGCGTCATGACGTCATATGGCGTCGCTTCGACGGGGGTGCCGAGCCAGTGGTAGACGGCAAGTACAACCATTGCGGCGGCAGCATGTGCCGCAAAGGAGACGATTGCAAGGAAGAGACGAACGAGCATGATGAGTTCCTTTTGGAGTTGACCTTCCTCGTGTAGCCAACTCGCCGGCGGGCTATATCGCAGAGCCCGCCGTTGCTCGGTCGACCTGCCCGACTATCGGGTCGCCCTGACCTGGCGGACCAGTTCAAGGACCCGGGTACCGTCAACGGTCTCGTCCCGCAGCAGTTCATCCGTCAGCGCATCCAAGGCGCCCCTGTACACACGAAGCAGCGCTTTTCCGGTCTCGCTGAGCGATTTCAGCAGGATGTCGGCCTGCCGCACCGCGGCGGTCACGTGTTGAGCCGCATGCTGAGCGGGGAGGGCCCCAAGGCTGAAGAGGGAGCCGTCGGCGCCGAACCCGTACCGACCAACCATGTCCAGCGCCAGCTTTGATGCCTCCTGCAGGTCATGGGACGCCCCGCTCGAGGCCTCCGCGAAGACCTCGAGCTCGGCATTCCGGCCGCCAAGCAGCATGACGATGTGGTTCTCCATGTCGCTGCGCAGCATGAGCGTCTTGTCTTCATCCTGCGTCACCAGGGTGACGCCGAGCGCCCCACCCCGCGGGAGGATGGTCACCTTCTCCACGTTCCCGTAACTCAGCACGGCTGCCGTAATGGCGTGTCCAGCCTCGTGGACGGCAATGTATGCCCGCTCCTCGTCACTCAAGGCGCGTTCGGCGCCGTTGAGCTCACCAATGCGCGTGGTCTCCACGGATTCCACAAAGTGGTGCATCTCTACGCCGCTGCTGGCGTGTCGGCCGGCAACAATCGCCGCGTGATTGACGATGTGGGCAATTGTCGCCGGGGACAAGCCTGTCGTCAGGCGGGCGAGCTGGTCCCAATCCATGGGGCCGTGCAGCTTCAGCTTCTTGCCGTACAGCTTGAAGATTTCAGCGCGGTCACGAACGTCCGGGTGCCTGACGGTCACGCGGCGGTCAAAGCGGCCTTCGCGTAGGAGTGCCTCGTCCAGGTTTTCCGCCAGGTTGGTGGCGCCGACCACAATGACGCCTTCGTTGGACGCAAAGCCGTCCATCTCGACCAGCACCTGGTTGATGATGCGGTTCGATTCGGACTCCACCGGGCCGGACCCGCTGCTCGTGCGCTTGGCGATGCCGTCGATTTCGTCGATGAAGAGGATGCAGGGGGCGTTCTTGCGAGCAAGCTCGAAGACACCTTTCACCTTCTGCACGCCTACGCCATAGAACTTCGAAGTGAACTCGCCGCCGTTGATGGCGATGAAGCTCGCCCCGCATTCGCCGGCTAGGGCCTTGGCCAGCAGCGTTTTGCCCACGCCAGGCCCGCCTAGCGCCAGCACGCCGCAGGGTGGGCGCCCGCCAAGGGCCGAGAACCGTTTGGGGTCCTTGAGGTAGGCGACCACGTCCTTGAGCGCGTTCTTGGCCTCCATGGCACCAATCACGTCATCGAATCGAATTCCCGTGGGCTGCTCGACAAGGGTTGCATTCCCGCCAAGCTCCTTGCGCACCAGGAAGACAAGGCCCCCGATGAGGAGCAACGGCAGCAGCAGACCGGCCACGTCGCGCGCGGTCCCGAGCCATGCACCCTCCACGTCGGGCGAGCCTACCTTGGAGTTGGGCAGCACGACCAGCTGGAACGGCTTTTTCTCGGGGTTTTTTGCCTCGCCGACCGCCAGAGCCGCGAACGAGCCCCGACCGTCGACCACGAAGTACTTTTCCCCGGAGGTCGTGGCGACCAGGATACCGCTTCCGGCGATACCCACCGCGGAGACCTTGTCTGCGCGGAGGTCGCTCAGAAGCTCCGAGCCGTCCTTCTCGACCTTGGACCATTCCTCGGGGGCTGCCCGCATCTGCTGCGCTACGCCGGTGAGCTCGGGGGCCTTCGGTTCATCCTTCTTGAGGAAATAGGCCGAGGTGGCGGCTACCGCGGCAAGGGCAAGGCCGAGAGCGACATTGCGAAGGAGAGAGCGGACTGGTTTCGAAAGTGGCTTCATGGAGCAGGGGCCTGGGTGAGGCCAACCTGTAGCCAGCGCGTTTATGCCGCAGGGCAATATGCGCTTTAGACCGGCCCTGCCGGCCTCGGCCGCGCCGAACCAAGGAATTTCGTTGCGCGAACGCACTGGATACTTCAGTATTCGGCTCGGCAGGAGTGCGTGCGCCCGCCAACTGGACGGCAGGAGTGGTTTCGACCAGCCAGCGGCGCGCTGTCCAGCCTTAGCACGCAACGACTACTGCGACAGACAAGGATGGAGGTGGCGTATGGCAACTGGCCCCAGAACAGGCCTTGACGAGTTCATGGACGACGTAAAGCGCGTCCGGAAAATGGCCTTTGTGGCCGCGGGCGGGCTGCTGGCTATTCCCCTGGGGGTTGGTCTCGCGGGCTTCAGCCCGCCCTGGCCGCCTGGACCAGGTCTCACCGTCATGACCTCGCTCGTGGAACTTGTGGTCCTCGTCGTGGTGTTCCAGTTACTCCATAGGGCGGAACGCTCCACGGCGAACAAAGTCGTTGTGGCGTCGGCGGTGCTGGTCTTTCTCTTCAGCATCCTCCACCTCGTGCTCAATGCCGCCTTCGTCTACCCGATACCGAACAACGACAACCGGGTCGTCATGGGCTGTGGCCTCACTGACAATGCCAGGCTGATTCTCAAGGGCGACGGGCAGACCCCAACGGACGAGTGTCCAGGCGAGTTCACTCAACTGCTGTCTGCCTCACAGTACGAACCCGAGAAAATATGGACGCGGTTCTCCCTCACAGGCATAAAGGCCGCGCTGGTACTTACCTGGCTGGGCGCCTTTGCCTCGCTTGCATCAATGGTCGGGGTATTTGTATCGTTTCAGCGGAGGCAGCCGGCACAGCCCGAAGGGCCGCCCGCTCCTACAGAACCGCCCGAGACCGGGGACACCGCTAAGCCCAAGGTACCAAGACCGGCGAAAAGGAAAGCGCCGAGGGCAGCCAAGCCCGAAACGGTTGCGCCGCAGGCTTCCGGGACGTCAAACAAGCCCGAGAGCACGGCGCGACCCGTACCGGACAAGCCCAACCCCGCCACCGCCGCAGCGATGGCGGAAGCTCGGGAGTCAGGCCGCGAGCGCTTCGAGACACCTGAAGGTCTTTTTGATGCGCTCGAAAGCGGGCCCGGCCCCAAAGAAAATGCACGCAAGCCTTCCTAGAAGCTCTTCGTTCACCAAGCAGTTCCACAAGGATTGGACCAGCCTGACCCTCTCTGGATGGCACGACATGAGCCGGCCGAAGGAGGCGACGTTGACCGGCGCCTAAGGCTTGGCTGCCGCGCGCAGGTAGTGAAACAGCACTGTCATCAAGAAGGGCCCCACGAATAGGCCGATGATGCCCATCGTCGACACCCCGCCAAGCAGCCCAAAAAGTACTGCCAGGAAGGGGAGCTCCACCGACGCGCCGATGATGCGTGGGCGAACGAACTTGTCGACAAGGAACAGCTCCACAGTCCCCCAAAGCGCGAGTCCGAGCGCCGCGGCGGTGCTGCCTTTTGCAAGCAAGACGAGGCTCACCGTGATGAAGGAGAGCGGAGCGCCCCCTGGAATCAGGGCAAGATAGCCGGTCAGGACGGCCAAGAGGACCGGCATCGGAGCGCCGGCGATGGCGTAGGCGATGCCCAGCACCACGCCCTCGAGGAGGGCAACGGAGCCTAGGCCCAGCGCGGTTCCGCGCAGGGACAGGGGAAGCAGGCGACGTACGACCGCATATTCGGCAGGCAGCAGCTTGGCTCCAGCGGCGTCGAGATGCTTCACGATGACCGAGGCGTTCAGCTGGAAGACCACGAAGGTCAGCAGGCTCAGCAGGATGTAAAACGCATTGGCTGCAAGGCCGGCGCCTATCCCGCCCAGCTTGCCGGTGGCGTTGAGCACCGAGGTGCCGGACACCTGGCTGACCATCTCGAGCAGAGCGCCAGGCGCAGACAGATGCGCACCCCACCAGGCGGCCGCCTGCCCGCCAAAGAGGGGAAGACGCTGCAGCCAGTCCGGAGAAGGCAGCCCCGTGGCATTCAATTGATGGACGTACCGCGAGGCGGCCGCGACTTCAGGGCTCAGCGCATCGATGACCGCGAGCGCTGGCAACCCGAAACCCAGCAACAGGCCCATGCCGACTGTGGCCACTGCACCACCATTCGAAAAGCCACGCCGTTCGAGCTTTTGGACGAGGGGCCAGGTTGCGATGGCGAGCACGCCGCCCCAGGCGAGCGACGGGAGAAAGTGCTGAAGCTGGTACAGCAAAGCGACCAGAAGGGCGGTGGACAGGCAAAAGCGTTTCATGATGGCTCCGAGAGTGGCCACCCCTGTAGCCAGCGCGCTTTAGCTTTCGGCTCGGGCATCTAAAACGCTTTGCTATAATGCTTATCATGAATCGCAAGTCCCTCATCGCTTTTTCCTGGTGGCACGGCTAACCCCGGCGGCCACATCCTTGCGTTTTCTTCTCTGTGATGCCGCCAGCTTTGGCGGCATTTCTGTCTCGACCTTTGCTGGCGGCGTCCGACCACTTTCGGAGCTTTCCAATGCAAACGTCTTCTTCTGTTCCTTCTCTCCCGTCCCGGACAGTCGTCCTCACAGGTGACCGGCCCACAGGCCCACTCCACCTGGGTCACTACGTCGGTTCCCTGCGTGCACGCGTCGAGCTGCAGCACACGGCAGACCAGTTCATCCTGCTGGCAGATATGCAGGCGCTGACGGACAACTTCGCCGACCCCCAAAAGGTCACGCGCAACGTGCTCGAGGTGGCGCTCGACTACCTGGCTGTCGGCATCGACCCGGCGAGGTCG
The genomic region above belongs to Variovorax sp. PBL-E5 and contains:
- a CDS encoding Csu type fimbrial protein — encoded protein: MRKQVLAVLAATLLGSSAFAADNANVQVLANVQGTCKFLAAPDVNFGTLDPGAGGDVNAKTDVSFWCTKGANYTLNVGNGANFDSATTARRMKSATGDYIKYELSPVNASGIGTGRSTPLTFSMNALLRGSDYIDATVGEYQDTVQLTVTP
- a CDS encoding AAA family ATPase — translated: MKPLSKPVRSLLRNVALGLALAAVAATSAYFLKKDEPKAPELTGVAQQMRAAPEEWSKVEKDGSELLSDLRADKVSAVGIAGSGILVATTSGEKYFVVDGRGSFAALAVGEAKNPEKKPFQLVVLPNSKVGSPDVEGAWLGTARDVAGLLLPLLLIGGLVFLVRKELGGNATLVEQPTGIRFDDVIGAMEAKNALKDVVAYLKDPKRFSALGGRPPCGVLALGGPGVGKTLLAKALAGECGASFIAINGGEFTSKFYGVGVQKVKGVFELARKNAPCILFIDEIDGIAKRTSSGSGPVESESNRIINQVLVEMDGFASNEGVIVVGATNLAENLDEALLREGRFDRRVTVRHPDVRDRAEIFKLYGKKLKLHGPMDWDQLARLTTGLSPATIAHIVNHAAIVAGRHASSGVEMHHFVESVETTRIGELNGAERALSDEERAYIAVHEAGHAITAAVLSYGNVEKVTILPRGGALGVTLVTQDEDKTLMLRSDMENHIVMLLGGRNAELEVFAEASSGASHDLQEASKLALDMVGRYGFGADGSLFSLGALPAQHAAQHVTAAVRQADILLKSLSETGKALLRVYRGALDALTDELLRDETVDGTRVLELVRQVRATR
- a CDS encoding AI-2E family transporter, translating into MKRFCLSTALLVALLYQLQHFLPSLAWGGVLAIATWPLVQKLERRGFSNGGAVATVGMGLLLGFGLPALAVIDALSPEVAAASRYVHQLNATGLPSPDWLQRLPLFGGQAAAWWGAHLSAPGALLEMVSQVSGTSVLNATGKLGGIGAGLAANAFYILLSLLTFVVFQLNASVIVKHLDAAGAKLLPAEYAVVRRLLPLSLRGTALGLGSVALLEGVVLGIAYAIAGAPMPVLLAVLTGYLALIPGGAPLSFITVSLVLLAKGSTAAALGLALWGTVELFLVDKFVRPRIIGASVELPFLAVLFGLLGGVSTMGIIGLFVGPFLMTVLFHYLRAAAKP